The Periplaneta americana isolate PAMFEO1 chromosome 14, P.americana_PAMFEO1_priV1, whole genome shotgun sequence region aaatCTACTTCGACTACCAACAGGACATGGTCTGAGTTAATATGGTAAAGCctttgcattttttaagcaatttcggaatatttCCTGCACCAGTATGTAGTCTAATCTGATATCTGATTTCGTACCTTGGGCATGTCCAGATGTATCTTATgtatttatgttgttggaatagtgTATTTTCAACATTCACTGCATTTCTCTTACAGATATTCATcaaagattctcctctgtcatttctttttcccaatccacattttccaactgttcgtccatcttgtccttctcctactactgcgttccagtcgcccattaggattacgcagctcccttcttctccttctcaactacctcttctatcttgtcatagctttcttccacttcctaaTCTGCTAATCCACTACGTGGCATGTAAGTTTGCATAATAAATCCACAAAACCAGGGTCGTCTTATATGGcagataaaagaaaaagagatattaaaattctacattaaaaccattacaaaaaaaaaaaacagatcacATTCGTTGTCTGAGGCAAAGAACTCGTAAAatatatcctgactttcactgttGACAGCGCCATCATATAGGTACCATTCtgaatgagcgtattccgaatctcaccggtgagcgatccgatggcatcacggtgttccgaattccaccgatgacgtcattgatgctccgccggtgtcgcaccggtgccatcaacttgcagaggtggtgcagtctccatcagtgaatctgattggttcttgtatagggcgggaattagcagacgaatgacatagtgcactgttgtgtcatggcggtgtgttctgctttagtgcTGCTGTgctgctgcattgtttgtaatgagcacaacgtaaaaacaatatgttaatggcttatgagcgaacatgtcaacggaccagttattactactggttcaagaaataagttgtttgtatctcttttctttgaacgagatggcagtacgaaaatttcgcaaaattttgctagcgtagcacagataaccacttacacggtcgccatgacagcatcgattcttccagcagttttgttctttattttcgttgcaacgtgacgtcattgatcccaccggaccggtgagattcggaatacgctgaatgtgaCGAGTCGGTTTCTACTTCTCTATAACCAGTCCATAACAAATAGTCCTTTGTGCTATCCATCGCGTTAGAAATTCCATATTTCTTTTAAGGATTTCATCACTGTTTACGCTTTCACTTTTTCCCATGACAGTTGATAGTTTGAGGGTATTTTAAAGGACAGATCTAAGCAAAACCATAATATTGTGCTTCAAATTTATACCTCGTATTATCTGAAGACTATCTTTTTTGCGGAAATATACGAcagtatgaataacattggcTTTTTGTTACTGCTACAGAAAAAGTTTTTATAACTGTCATGAAAAACAGTCATGCTGTCTTCTCCTGTTATTTATCTTCTTGATTAATTCCTCGTCACGTACAAGGGCACGAATTTGAGATCCATTGATCTTACAAAGCAGAAAAggctgaaactatatttttgcaaacaattgaggagcgtttttgctaaactcgattgatgcacaaaactacttttctcagaaaacgaGTTTTATTGCATACACAGTTTATGTTGTGGGAAGGAGATATTTACCTAGAATCACTaggagcgctgttcctcgacccaaaattgaacactttcacgcatcccaaaacaaagtgggcgtggcgataagttaaattgcaatcgccagctgtcaaaatttcgtttgcataaataggttaaactgaagtggaaaaatctataataaaagccaggttatgaaccgactaaataGGAAGTACTTGGgatggcgagaggaaagtgcgggttagaggggtagcctgtgcagtgatgacacgttgagtgggGGAGgtggaggggagaacgagaacggagcttttcattggaccttgCGTGAAAATGTCATCTAACGAAAATCtcgcaacggaatcacggagacagtgtagccagttcatttgcagtaccacgtgcattacgagtctcatttcgtaccagcgtcattagctcgtgctttcttaaaaacagtaatttcaattactaatattgttgatagtgttatcgagaactatatacagtagttattttaaacatatcagtgacaaacgctgaacacgatTTGAATCTCGCGCCCAGAtggagagcaacagaacgttgcttccggtttagtcggttcataacctggcttttggTATAATATTTCGTCAAATAtgtgctagtaacttaatctaaaataaagattttatgtaccctaaatttaaaacacttgagctattcctagaaggattAACCTAAGCAAGATTGTCATGTACGTATGACAAGACGCCtacaaatatactgaagaaaatattaatattcctaggttcttttaaatgcgacccgcaagattgcctataaaatgaacgagtatgattcggttgattttattaaattgttttcccagtctctacacgttgcaaaactttttattatatgataagatatagaatgaaactgtaaacataacctataatttcaacatatctaaatattcgtgcggtgcaactgaaaattattgaattgtgcataaatgaatgtacaagaatttcgcaatatttaatcgaaataaaggcagttaggtctattacacatacgaacaacgtaattttcacaccaaaaataatattacaccttaactcgcaagaaattatgtctgaagtgtctcctaatcatagttttaagttttattaatgcaattacactacattttagagaaatgtgtgttactttttatgcattccaattaatgtatatggttgaaacgccgcccttcgtgatcgggttaagcaagtcacatggtctgccttacggcctgtattagatcacgatggcagtgacacagtctattgttcctagtacacacagcgctccaagcggctaacaactatcgcgagaaatgcaaaaaatcaccccaagcttcgcgactgtatatactagactgtggcgtaAAACATGATATAAGCACAGAACATGGCAATGCGACAACGGGGCGGTAGAAAGTGCCATAATATGATACGAGTATAAACTATAAAGAGAGGAAGTGAGAAGAGAAAACATTCTTGCAAGATGCGATACCGTCTGAAGAGAGAATTCATGATCATGATATTCAGTAttcaattacacaacacagtagtttcattataattaattttaaaaataaatcctaaTGACATGGTTCAGTAAAATAGTGTAAAAAAACCCTCTAAAATTTTCTCTCTCTTGCAAAATCTCCCTAAAATTATTATTCGCCCCATACTCCCCTCGGGAAAAGTGTTTTCCCCCCAAATTTTGGAGAAACCTCCACGTTGGCAACACTGCCTATTTAGCCTCCGCCCCCTCCACTCGGCGTTGCCAAACGTACGTATGCTCCggtttgtaactgaagatggctctgctcTGAGATCATTTTCATGAaccataagatgcgatccagcaggcagtgcccAGTGGTGTTGAATGATttgtattgtgtgtgtgtgtcaatTGTTTTTTTTGCGAATGAAGTTGTGACATTTTAAGTTTCATACTGAAAGCAATTTAGTTATTCATTATGTATTCTATAAAGAGCGGTCAGAATGTTTTAGTAGTTTGGGGTGCAGCTGCTGCGGCTGAAGGTTTGCAGAAATTTGTGGAAGGACTGAGAAACATGACTGGCACAAATGGAAAGATTTCTCTGGAAAATGTGGAAAGGTTAGCACTGGGTACGTatgaatgttaattttcctaaatTGGAGTTAAAAGAGGCGTGAAGACTAGAATGATATGGATTTTAATTGAAGCTACGGTACCAAAACCACACAGAATTCAACAGACTGTgtacttacatttttttaaatgtaattgtgtTAGTTTAAATATATGTTAGTCCTACTTCTTAGTGGTGGTTAGGAATGTCAGTTGACAAGATAAACACAGCGGTGGTGACGTGGTGTGATTTGAGTTTTAAGACTCGTTGTTTGAAGTGAACATATTCACGGGAATTAATTTGTGTGCTGAAATAAGAATGACTAGCGCCACTACTTTTAGAACATTATttgataggcctaattatttattttaacaataagtcTACCATACTTCTCTCggctaaatctgaaagaacagatgccagtaggggaagttatccccactctggCAGCATGGCAGCTGCTCTCTGTCTACTGTCTTCCCTCCACCCCAGTGGCTCACTACCAAGCCCACCATAATGAAATGAGCATTCGACACTCAAGCATTTAGCATAACACAACCTCATCTACGATctggtcgccctcggtagcgcagttggtatagcgctggttttTATGCTCGAGGATGCGGGTtggatcccggccgaggtcgatgtcatgtgtgtttaaatgcgacaggctcatgtcagtagatttactggcatataaaagaactcccgcgggacaaaattccggcacaccggcgacgctgatataacctctgcaattgcgagcgtcgttaaaataaaccataatttaaaattttctacgatctgttctttcagattttccCCTTTTCTCTTGTTTATGGAAGTAATTGAACAAGTGCTGAGCGACATAAAAAATAACGGGGTGTGTGTGGACGTTGTGAATTGTCAGTGAAAGTAAATAGAaacagttttgtttttaattgcgcCAGAGTAGCCCGCCAAAAAGCAGGTCGAGAAAGTGTGGTTTCAGAACGAACATAACCTAAACAAACCTAATCTAACTTCCGGAGAGGAAGGAGAAAGGAACCATACAGGAAAAAGTAGAAAAATAGTGAATACGAACGGTATTGCTAACGTGAGCGTAAATAACCACGCATTATTTTCTTATGCCATTGATATTGAAATAGAgggtaattatttttatatgtgtcAAATTTGTATATAAGCCAAAAGCAGGTCGAGAAAGTGTCGTTAGAATGTTTCAGAACGAACATAACCTAAACAAACCTAATCTAACTTCCGGAGAGGAAGCAGAAAGGAACCATACAGGAAAAAGTAGAGAAATAGTGAATACGAACGGTATTGCTAACGTGGGCGTAAATAACCACGCATTATTTTCTTATGTCATTGATATTGAAATAGAGGgtaattattttttatgtgtCAAATTTGTATATAAGCTTATTTATCTCTTTGTTTCCAATTCTGTATTTTagcttttattttaaatgtgctAAAATCGAAAATAAAAAGGAGGTGCAGTTGATCGTACATACAAGGCATAACCAAACCTAGCCTGTCACAGATTCCTATATACAAGGTGGATAAGCGGAATAGGAAGGGAATTATCTCAgtgctatataatatatatatatatatatatatatatatatataaatttggcAGAGATAAAAGTAATTATCTTGAATAAAATTCCTCGACTTCGTAATTCTACacattctataggcctacttcagtcaaTTTCGTGGATAAGACATATTTATGTGGTCAAACTTTGGTATCTCCTCGAACTACACACGGGAGAGAAAGCATatttaaatcattgaaatcttttcACAACCTGTCATGTCATTTAATTATCCCCTCaattaacccactaaccttgtcacataccccGGCCTCATATTACTTAGCTATCCATTTAACCCATCAAACCCATAAGTGAATGCAAATTAAGACTTCAGTCCCATGCGTGGTGTGAGAAGATATCGAAGATTGGTCAATTtgcagtaaattaatttaaacagcCATGTTATCTACTACACTTGGTGGAAAAGATAGAATTCAATGCAGTATGTGCTTCcctttaaagtaaatataatttattttccagcGTCTCACCCAACATCATCATTTGATGTTGTGTTATCTGGAGTGATTTTTCCTCAGTCAATACTTCACACTACAGAGTTGCTTGGAGAGTTTTTAAGAGTGGTGAAACCTGAGGGCAAGATTATTTTGCAAGAAGCAATTGTACCACAAGAAAATGGGACTTCACTGAAAACAATAGAAAAGTTACAATCAACTTTAAAGATTACAGGCTTGACAAATATTCAAGAAGCCAAACATATTACACTTACAGATGCAGAACTCCAAACATTAAAAGATTTACTTAATACAGCTGGAAATGTTAACATTGTTGAAATACAgtgccagaaacccaattttgaggtGAGTGTAATATTGGAATATTGATGCATTGTTTATTGTATCTAGTAGAATTAGTCATTATTTCACTTTACAATTTTCTGAAAcagtaaaattgtattttgtcATGATGacccttttttaaatttttcttttaaaaaatcgCCACATTTCATGGTTTTTCAAAAACTAAAATGGCGGAACACGTAGTTTAACTCTCTAAAACCAAAGGAAACATTACaaattccaaatttaaaaaaccgCTAAAAATTGATAGGCCTAAGTTATAcagaaagaaatacaaaataatttacgtCTAAAAACATAGCACAGTTACAGactacttccccccccccccactttccAACCAAAAAACTTAGgctatatttcttctttttcttcagtcCCCTCTGCTGCTAAGAGTCGGGTTCGCCTCTCTcggtccatttcatccatttttcccggtctctacacattctcttcatctctaccattgtttttcctttctgttggcctattctttctattgtatcctcccatttaatccttggtcttcctcttctctttcttccttccactctcatttccatcacctgtttaaccttcctttcctctcccatacgatatacatgcccaTACCATTTCAACTGCCTTTCATTAATCACTTCTGATAATGCTTTTCtcattttaacttcttctcttatcttgtcattccttatcctatctcttctggcctttcctacagttcttctaagatatttcatttccactgctgttaatttacttcgatgttAGGCTATATTTAAGACCTACCAAAAGTCTGAACAAACCAATCCTAATTTAAACTGTGACTGAGCCTCGAtcttacaaagaacacatttatTGCACAAAGACATTATATCGTATAATACGCAGTCTTAAAAAAAATCGCACAAATCAGGTACCACTCTGGGTCCTGCCTCCTTCATGATTGTTAACCAAAAGGCTCAATGATCTAACTTTGTGGAATATAATTAAACCTATCATCtacaccagtggttcccaaagttgGGGTCGTGTAAGGAGCTGAAGAAGGTTGCAAGATGATTTATGAAATAAGAAAACAGTAGATTCACTATCCATTTGTGACTGTCATAATTGTTTGAGTTTCTTCTGGAAAATATACAGAGCTATTGTTTAAAATTGAGAAAACTTAATTGCATGTCCACAAAAACAAACTCGGTATTTGTCTATCATACATAGTTAAATTTTTCTTGAGTTATGTAACATAGTggaatgaataaaatgtatttttgtcaAGTAATGTTAACCAGGAATCAAGTTTCTTTATATATCCGCTGATTTTTGTTAAGTAATGTTGATCAGCAATCAAGTTTATTTATAAATCCGTTGATTTTATCCCTggctattattatgttaacatcttgaccTTGCAGTCTAACATTCAAACTGTTTAAATGTTCGAAAATTTCAGCAAGGAAGGTCAGTCTAAGAAACCAAAGAGGATATggaaataggtttgcatattccgaTATCTCATCTTACATATATCGGTCATTAAAAGTTCTGCTCTTAACTGAAAACTCTTGCTAAGTACTGTAACTTTTAAGCATTTGTAACAATAGGATTGTAGGCCTAAAAGTCCCAGAGCATAAGGAAAGCCATAGTCTACCATGGAACaggtaaaatcacaaaaaatgaaataaacacagaACAAACTTTTTATTGTTTGACCGTCACTTATTAACCATAAATAAGTGCACTCAAGCCGATattatatgatttttatattttattggtcctgtcataatggtaatattaaaaaaaagaaaagaaatggtaACATTACACCCGAGACATTTCTGATAGGGGTAGTACTGGTAACATTTtctgataaaatttaaaaattatcctCTTCCGTTGTATGCCTTGTGGCTTGTCACAGTGTCAGTTAATCTCTAGTTCCACACTGTTAGGCCTGGGTTCTgtgtttgttttaattatttattttctttatttaagtttatcggccagaggccgtttactgAAGTATATCtttgttttcctgttttctttcatttgtttccactttacttaaactaatacaaacacaacacccatgcccgaggcgggactcgaacctacCACCCTTCGGACCACGCGGTAGAGACAGTCCGTGCCTCTAGCACTTGTGCCACCCAGGCTGGTAACAGCTAGGCtatatgtgtaaaatattgtgAGGAGGAAAAATATGTTAGTCATATGtacaagaatttttatttttattaaatgaacTGTTTTTAAGTGCAAAGTATTCACAAAGGTTCATTACacttaattttaatatagcctattgatAATTTAAACtgcaaatgtaaatattttaaaggtGGGGTCTTCAACAAAACTGTCTTTTGCAAAGAAGAATGTTCCTGTTCAGCCATCTGCCAATGTAGCAGCAGTATGGAAATTGGATGCTACAGTTGATGATGACATAGAAACAATTGATGAAAGTAATTTATTGGACGAAGAGGATCTTAAGAAACCAGATCCAGCATCTCTTAGAGGTCAAGTTTTAATTTAGTTTACTGTTTTATAACAGATGACAGATTTTTTTTAGACGTTAATATATTAGAATccgaaattattaataatatcatgTTTTGCTCTTCAGTGTGTGGGACAACAGGCAAAAGAAAAGCTTGTAAGAACTGTGTGTGTGGCCTTGCAGAAGAATTGGCTGCAGAAGGGAAAGCGCCAGCCGTGCAGGAAAATCTGACTAAACCATCAGCATGTGGCAATGTAATGTCATTTTATggtattattttgatatattgtttaaaatgaattcgctttttaattttttatatcatcatactgaatacaaattttaattaaattatttcgtaAGAGATTAATttcactagcctgcgaatttcaactttgtgtttgttgcctaaactacgtaaagtgattttatataatgtcgatgtgatGAATCCGAAtgttcaatccgtttgcttctatcacatcaggtttgtttgcaaaatcactttaaatgtattttataattacgtgaatttcatcacaaactttttcatttcacttttctatttcatattcttcttcttcttcttcttcttcttcttcttcttcttctcttcatggagtaggagagtctcctgttccgtcctcaactttccaccttgttcttggccgaccaatatctcttctcccttgtggtttataatccaacacctgtttcggtattcgttccttatccattcttcttaaatgattcgaccaacgaattctatattcctttattttatctataattgggagcaggtttagttcattccttatgtcatcatttctatatctatccatattcatattcaaaaacaatatttaaaaaacacaacttgctgaaattatgtgtatgtacatgtcactagagtgtttttgctttgttttttcttgtttacttcactattggatgtataaattagcacaatgtatcaaccaaaaaattacaccacttgcttcttagttgagaaagtcctcctgttcctctttcttttatgtttctcttcaggtatatcacgctttaacatccaacaataatcaccaagcatactgtTGCTCCCacgtccctggtaccttctttcgaactcctgcagatccttgtgaaatcgttcttCTTAttcttagctgaaaaatcctagattttcggcgaaataatctagctgagaaaacagaaaattttgatactcatgttacaaccaaattccttgtatgcttcaagcatacAATGTATCGGTAATTAGGacccttgttgccaagaaattttaaaacaacttcacaaaacaacatccatgctgatttctccttttcatccatactgtttCTAAACgctgcaccagacatgttttcttatgtcaggaccattaaatatatatcttctttcagtttgcttcagatagtagtggaaatttttcacaaatgtacttaaaacagcctccttccttatttaaagcttttacaagctgtttcattaagctaagcttgatgtggagagatgacagctttagaagaactcacaagaCTTTGGcacacaacattcttacaaccgacttccaaattttgtcgaggtggccaatctttcatagtccagtgatcaactcgtgccctactatcccacaggcaaagtATGCATGGAAATTTgataaaaccagattgttgacccagcaacatagtaagaacttagaaatcatcacaaacttggcagttgtgttcctatagtctagtcgcaataacatcagttgcaaatttgtgtatgattttttgaggatcactgaataggcaacgggcactgaaccaaaaatgtttccgttatgaaggaggaaatcctttaaatttcgcttggaagcattaatgaacagtctccattcacttaggtcatagtttggaagtccaagttttagcataaattctttcacattactacaatatacaatattatcatctttggagagaaagtatttaaaaactatttcacgttgtcagtaccaatagaatgatgatGTTTAAGATTTTCTCGTCGCACAGGGACTGGTGcattaggcacaggtaaaatggctgaccaaACAACTGAATACatgatttgatttttatgtttagaatcgtaccccttcacatcacatgaACAGAaatagcagtcattactatggttcgactgctctctccaaaccataggtattCCAAAAAatagcaacggtcttctccaattgatcaaatgacgaagcTCTTcggtgcatactctacatactttgtgtggtgcccaagctttactttggtctccaagtttgattccaaaataggcatggtatgactttttcacaaaatctgtaatattacacctctgcttagacaatgtgtatatcctacataagttatataacagaagtggtctggattatttagacatcctcgatgcaacatggtaaatactttcttacttaaCTAAAAACCTTCAACATTCTattccacaataaagcttcaaactgatttcgtttcatttccagatgaaacgcagactaatgaaatgtgagagaaactagacgagttgaggagtggctgacatttctatctttctcaaataaaaataatgacaaggctgcacgttatttcgccctaacttccttatgtgcttgcaccccctatctgctaagaaacagccagtgtccttggttttcaatataaacaccttaaaatatgttgaatacatttggttttcatatcctaacatactaaacctacatatgttaaagtattacagtttaaataattacgctataaattgtcgtaatatattataagaaaattaaaataacaaaaaaatggtacgtgataggaactttttgcctctgaatttgatttcagcatgctaaaaataccctaaaaacattaaaactttggaggcaggaattttatcgcagactagtgttttcttcaatttttggGCACAGAAATAAAGTTACCTTTATAATCACTGTGAACATGGAGTATCCATGTTTTTTAACAAACTCATTGactatgaaatttattattatatgtggtCCTTTGCATATGAAGTACCTAGTAACTtcttaaatgtatttatgctcgaccatgccaaaatgtagtaattatacacctggtagcagtcctttaatgcatgtcattaaagtacacctactcattaaagtacaggtgttttcagccaatggcAGCTCAGtttacagatgttcagccaatgacaagtcagctttgtaccattataaaaccgcaagtatagattattctcggatatgcaatcgaaagagaattagtgaaaagtcatggaggctggaaatccaatactgt contains the following coding sequences:
- the CIAPIN1 gene encoding anamorsin homolog; translation: MYSIKSGQNVLVVWGAAAAAEGLQKFVEGLRNMTGTNGKISLENVERLALASHPTSSFDVVLSGVIFPQSILHTTELLGEFLRVVKPEGKIILQEAIVPQENGTSLKTIEKLQSTLKITGLTNIQEAKHITLTDAELQTLKDLLNTAGNVNIVEIQCQKPNFEVGSSTKLSFAKKNVPVQPSANVAAVWKLDATVDDDIETIDESNLLDEEDLKKPDPASLRVCGTTGKRKACKNCVCGLAEELAAEGKAPAVQENLTKPSACGNCYLGDAFRCASCPYLGMPAFKPGEKIQLTDRQLKADV